CGGTCGAGCCGGGAGGGCGTTCGCCCTGGGTCAAGGACCTTTCGACCCGGAAGATCTGAATCGGAATCCGGAACGGCGGGCTGCGTCGCCCCCCGGCCAAATGATCAGATTTCTACGCTTCTGAGTGAGCGTCTACACTTGTATGGCATCGATGTCATCGCCCTGATGTCCTACGACCAGGTCCAGTTCACGACTCAGGATGCCCTTTCACTGACCTATTGGACGATCGTCGGGGCCTACATCGTCCCCGCGGAGAAGAACGACACCCACACGTTGATCGACGCCGCCGTGTTCGACATCGAGAGTCGGAAGATGTTGTTCCGCGCGCCGGGCACCAGCCTCGTGAAGGGTCGAGCCGCGCCCATCGACCTTCAAGGCAAGCTCAAGCGCGATAGCGTCCGGGGTTTCGAGAAGGCCGGCGAGGACCTGATCGCAAACCTCGATGTCGCCCTCGCCGATCTCCAGCAGCGCGTGAAGGATCGGCCCGACGACTACGAGATCTCTAGCCGCCCCGGATACAGCGGTGACGCGGGCGCACTCATGGCGGCTCTGACCGCCGGGGCAGCGCTCGCTGCTCGCCTCGGGAGCACTCGCAAACGTGCGTGACCCGTTTCCGCGCAGCGTCCTGATCTCCCTGGCCGCTGTCGTCGTCGCGGTCGTCGTTCACGTGCTTCCCGACGTTTCGAGTGTGTGGATTTTCGAGCGGGACGCCATCGAGTCCTGGCAGCTCTGGCGGATCTTGACGAGCAGTTGGGTCCACTACTCGTGGACCCAACTGGCCCACAACGCCCTGGTCATCATCGCGTGTGGTGTGCTGCTCGACGACGCGGACTGGTGCCGTTACGCCGTGCTGGTGCTCGGCGG
This portion of the bacterium genome encodes:
- the rhlP gene encoding rhombotarget lipoprotein (RhlP (RHombo-target LipoProtein) is a family of predicted lipoproteins that, in general, co-occurs with a form of rhombosortase, and that has an apparent cleavage site for that enzyme, a GlyGly motif, near the C-terminus.), with the protein product MYGIDVIALMSYDQVQFTTQDALSLTYWTIVGAYIVPAEKNDTHTLIDAAVFDIESRKMLFRAPGTSLVKGRAAPIDLQGKLKRDSVRGFEKAGEDLIANLDVALADLQQRVKDRPDDYEISSRPGYSGDAGALMAALTAGAALAARLGSTRKRA